One Mycobacterium paraseoulense genomic window, CCATGACCGTCGTCGTGCTCACCGTGTGGGCGGCCGTGGCCGCCACCACCGGCGCCACGTACTTCTGGCCGATATGGCCCATCCTCGGCGCCGGAATCGGCCTCGCCAGCCACGCGCTGGGCATCCACCCGGCCGTGAAAACCGTTGCGAAGTAAGGACTTAGCCATGTCATGGGCAGTGATCACCGGCGCCAGCTCGGGGCTGGGCGCAATTTTCGCCGACCAGCTGGGGCGCCGGGGCATGTCGTTACTGCTCGCCGGGCGTGACGAAGCTCGGCTGAGCGCGGTGGCGCAGCGGGTCGACCCGCGGGCCGAACTGGTCGTCGGCGATCTCGGCACGCAGGCCGGCGTCGACGCCCTCGTTGCCCGCCTGGCCGGGCGGGAGGTCGACGTGCTGGTCAACAACGCCGGCTTCGGCACCTACGGCCCGTTCGCGGAACTCGACGCCGCGCGCGAGCACGAGCTGGTCGCGGTCAACGTCGACGCGCTGGTGCGGCTGACCCACGCGGTGCTCCCCGGCATGCTGGACCGCGGCCGGGGCGGCGTCCTGAATGTCGCGTCCACGATCGCCTTTCAGCCCGGCCCGTATCAGGCCACCTACGGCGCGTCCAAGGCGTTCGTGCTGTCGCTGAGCCAAGCGCTATGGGCGGAGACGCGCGGCTCGGGGGTCACCGTCACGGCGCTGTGCCCCGGGCCCACCCGGACCGGATTCGTCGACGCGCTGGGGTCGGACGTCTCGCACACCGCGATCTATCGCCGGCTCGCGGCGCCCGAGCCCGTCGTGGCCGCCGGGCTGCGCGCCCTGGACCGGGGCCGCGCCGTCGTCGTGCCGGGGTGGCGCTATCGGGTGATGGTGACGAGCACACGATTGATGCCCGGGTGGGCCTCGTCGCTGGTCAGCGCACGGATGCTGCGGCCGGCCGCGGCCGCGTGACGGAAACCGTTGTCCCGCAGCCTAGGCCTTAGGGCGCACGCCGGCGGCACGGTAGACGAAAACGGGCTGGACCGAAAAGCGCAGCGTCGTCGTGGGCAGCTTTTCCAGGACGTCGTCGGGAATCTTCTTCTTGTAGTTGAGCGTCATCGACCCACTGAAGGCGTGGTCGACACCGTGCAGGTCGATTTCCAGCTTCAGCCCGTTGCCGGTGATGGTTGCCCTGGCCGGCCCCGTGCTGCTGTCCCACGAGCAATCGATCGAGCGCAGGTTGGCGTCCCCGCGGGTGGGAAACGTGGCGACGATCCGCGCGGCCGTGAAGGCGAACGCGCCCGCGTAGCGGGACACACCCGAAGCCGAATAGACCCCTGGCACATGACCGCCGAAATGTCGGACCACCCCGACTTTGCCGGCGCTGAAGATCATTCCCTCGGCCTCGAGTTCGTCGCGCAGCGCTGGGGGGAGCCGGCGGATTTCGGACAAGTTGCGGAGAAAGCCGAACACGCCCACGAACGTAGCCCGAGACGAGGCCGGCGCGCACGCGTTTGCCGAAGAGGTTTACTGCACCGTGACGGTGGCCGTATAGGTGCACGCCGGTTTGGAGTCCTTGCCGACGAAGCTGGTGTAGGAGGTGCCGATCGTCGTGGTGCCCGGCCTCAACGCCGTGAACTTCCACACCTCGGTGCCGGGCGCCCCCAACGCGTCGGAACTCGGCGGAACGAACTCGTGACTGGTTTGCTGGATGACCGCAGGGTCGCCGATCTTCGTCTCCGGCGTCCACCGGTACGGGGTGGTGTAATTCGAGCCCAACTTGACGATCAGCGTGTTGCCGACGGCCAGG contains:
- a CDS encoding SDR family NAD(P)-dependent oxidoreductase codes for the protein MSWAVITGASSGLGAIFADQLGRRGMSLLLAGRDEARLSAVAQRVDPRAELVVGDLGTQAGVDALVARLAGREVDVLVNNAGFGTYGPFAELDAAREHELVAVNVDALVRLTHAVLPGMLDRGRGGVLNVASTIAFQPGPYQATYGASKAFVLSLSQALWAETRGSGVTVTALCPGPTRTGFVDALGSDVSHTAIYRRLAAPEPVVAAGLRALDRGRAVVVPGWRYRVMVTSTRLMPGWASSLVSARMLRPAAAA
- a CDS encoding protease inhibitor I42 family protein, with protein sequence MGSMTVGKIRLLVTVALLVSPMLVGCHFASRNPPSTKTLQVPMNQVLTEDAITQSITLAVGNTLIVKLGSNYTTPYRWTPETKIGDPAVIQQTSHEFVPPSSDALGAPGTEVWKFTALRPGTTTIGTSYTSFVGKDSKPACTYTATVTVQ